Genomic DNA from Anaerolineales bacterium:
ATGGCGGGGATGTTTCTTTTTGCCGGAGGGGTGGCATACCCCCTTGTAGAGGGCAAAGATGCCCCCTTAGGGGTGGTGATCTATTACACGGTGGTTGGCTTTGGCACAGCGTGGCTGCCTTTTGCCAGCGGGCTGATCTTCTGGGAAGTCTTGCGCACCGACCTAAACCCCCGCTTGGTCACGGAAGCAGCAGACGAGGATGAGGAAGGTGAATCATGAATTTCCCCGGCGGTGGCTATTCCAACGAAGATGATGAGTATGATGATTCATTAGATGACGAGTTCGCTCTTTCGCGGGATCAGAATCGGGACGATTTCGCCTCGTTTGACGCCAATCGTTACGTGGAGCGGCGCGGGCGGCTAGCCGACGCTGACCCAGAAGATGTTATGTATGATGCGCGGCGACAAGCCGAAGATGGCTCGCAGCCGCTGGGTGCGGACTTTGATCCCTCTGCCTACATTCGCCGCCGCACCTCGGTTGCTCGTCCGGCGCAGCCACGCGGACGCCAGAGCCGACGAGGAGCGCAAGATGCCCGCTTACAGCCACAGATGGAATCATCCGACACAGAAGCAGGGACAGGGCTAGGCTCTCTATTTCGCTTTGGTCGTCGGGGGGGCGGGGGGCAAAGTCCATTGGGCTTGCTCGGAATGGTCACGACCCTGACACCCGGGATCGGCATTGTCGCCCTTAGTTTCGGCTGTTTTGGGCTGATGGCTTTGATCGGCGCATGTGGATTAATGGCTCATCTATTGGGGATTATTAAGCCCTAGCTCAGCGTTTATCTCGCGTGCTGCGTCGCTCAACCCAGCGCACAAACAGGGATAAAATGAGCGTCACACACAGATACATGAAGGTCATCACCGTATACGTTTCCTCGGTACGAAAGCTGCCCGTCATGTAGATCGTTGCCCGCCCTGTAATGTCCTGCACACCGAGGACGCTGACGAGGGAGGAATCTTTCACCATCGCCACAAAATCATTTCCCAAAGCGGGTAAGACATTCCTCAGCGCCTGCGGCAAAACGACGTGACGCATCGCCTGAACAGAGGACATCCCCAGTGACCGTGCCGCCTCAACTTGCCCCCGATCAATGGATTGAATCCCCGCCCGAAATACCTCACTAAGGAACGCCGAATAGCCGATGATCAAAGCAATAATGACGCGGGCAAGGTTTGAGAAATCGCGCAGGCGAATCGTCGTCAGAAAATTCGCAATGGAGGTGATCACCCCAAGCTGCTCAAGATCAGTGGCGATCAGGGAACGCCCGAGGGTGTTCAAGCCGAAAATAATCCCCGGGATCAGCGCAAACGCAATATAAAGTAGCAAAACCAACATCGGCAGCCCGCGTACAATTTCGACATAAAACGTCGCCAAATGGTAGATGAAAGGATTCTTCGACAGACGGGCAAAGGCGACCAACAATCCCACAAGCATGGCGAGGGTATAAGCAAGGACGCTGACGAAAATAGTCACCCCTAGCCCACCCATGAGCAGGTTGAATATTTGGGTAAGCGTTTTATCGGTGGTGATTTGCCAAAAGGCGAGGACGCCAAAAATCGCCGCCACCAAAACCCACCATGGCACCTGTCGCAGCGTATTTAGGATAGGGAGTAACCGAGATTGTCCGGGGGTGGAAGTCATGATCAGCCGATCTGCGGATGTTTCGCTTGTTTTGTTGGGACGCGCTCCTCAGAATCATATATTGCAGTACCCTCACTGGTTGGGCTGCAACCAGCCTTCTTACAAGAAGGACGGGCGTCGTTCGTTTACCCCTTGATCACCACCCCCTAGCCCATCGGCAAGTATATCGTGATAAGCGGGGCTGTCAACCACTAAGGGGTCAATCCCCTTGAAAAATGCTGTAGGCGCATGCCACACACTGTCAAACGAGACACGGCTGACCACAACCAAAGTTCCCGTGTGCGCGATCCTTGTCCCAACCGAAATCACTCGTAATAACCGGTGCCGCAAATGAACGCTAAGGCTGGATCATTCGTCTTTCCCACAGCACGGCAAGGGAGCGGTTTGAGGGGAATTCCCCCTCAAAAATCGTAATTCCCCCCTTCTCCCAATGGGAGAAGGGGGCAGGGGGATGAGGGCTGCACGTTCTATTAAAATCGGCGTCAGTGGTTAATACGTCCCGCTTGCCCATACATACACATAGGTATCGCGGTAGAAGTTATCCGTCCAGTTGAACAGCCAGCGCGAATCGGTGACGCTCATATTGACGCAGCCATGACTATGGCGGTAGCCAAAGCCATCATGCCAATACGTACCATGCAAGCTGATCGCCTCGTCAAAGTACATGACATACGGCACAGCCGGCAAACTGTAAAAGTCTGGCTGCCCCATGGCGCCGGTCATGCCGTCCTGAACGAACCGCGCCCAAATACGGAACAACCCCTCCCGCGTGGGCCACTGCGGTAAGCCCGAAGCGATCAGCGTGGCAAAGACGGGGCGTTGATCCTCATAGGCAACCAACACCTGCTCATAGAGGTCAACGGAAATCCAGCGCCCTTTCAAGCCTTCTGGTTTGCGGCGAGGGACGATCTTCCCAATCTGGCGCTGCTCAACCCACTGCCCGGGCGCGATCAAGTACCAGCGCCAGCGCCCTACGGTGACATGCGTAAACAGGTTGACACGGGTATAGCGCGGGAGAATTGCCGTCCCTGCCGTAGGTTTTTGCCCCGGAATTTCACTGGGGGCAGTGGGTTGCAACAGCCACGCCATGGGGTAAGCAAGTTCGCTATCAATGAGTACACCTGCAAAGGTAGATGCCCCTACCGCTTTTAGATTGCTGCGCGGCGTCCATTTTCCACGCTCCACTTCAACCCAATCCCCCGAACTGTTGATCACCTCTACAAAGTTGAAGCCCGGGTCAATTGCCCCCATAGGGGAGCCTCCCGGCGCGTTATAGAGCGTCACCCCTTCGCGTGCCACCTGAAGGTACGTATAACGCTGCACATCGCGGATACTGACATCCAAAGGACGCACATTGGGCGTTGGGTGCGCCACCATCTCCCCTAAGAGAAGCTCATATTGGAAGGCAGGCAAGCCATAAGCACACCCCGGCGTACCCGGCGTAAAACAGGGCGAATCTTCGGCACGGGCGGGGATGGGCAGCACCCCACTTGCCGTTAGAAGCACCGCCAGAACCAACCAGAATCGGGCAGATCGAAAAGGCATCACTAGCGACTCCGAAACACGTAGACGGACGACCCTTCACCGAGGAAATCATACACCCATTTGGCATCCCCAACGGACATATTCACACAGCCGTGCGATTTTTGGTAGCCAAAACTGTTGTGCCAAAACGCCCCGTGCAAGGCGCGATCCCCATCAAAATACAAAACATAAGGGACACGCGGAATGCTGTATTGATCGGGCAAGCCCATCGAACCGCTCATGTCGTCTGTCGCCATTTTTGCCCAAACGCTAAACAGCCCTTCACGGGTGGGAAAGCTGCGTAGCCCCGATGAGATTGGCGTGGCAAAAATCGGCGTGCCGCCCTCATAGGCAACAAGAATTTGTTCATAGAGGTCAATGGATACCCAACGTCCGTTTGCACCACCCGGCGGGGCAATAAACGTCACCCGTCCGAGGTTTAACTGCATCACCCACTGCCCCGGACCAACAAGAAACCACTCATACGTCCCAACGGTGACGGCATGATAAATGTAGACGCGCTGGTACTGCTTTAAAACGGGGTTGGCGGGGTCGGCTTTGGCGCCCGGAATGGCGGAGGCGCGGGTCGGACGCAAAATCCATGCCATCTGAAAGGGCATCCCGCCGCTTAAGAGGACGCCCGTATGTCCCGACGCATAGGTTGCGGTGAGATCAGTACGTTTGATCCATTTATCGGGTTCGATCTCCATCCAGTCATCCGTTTTGCGATAGGCGAGGACGAAAGCAAACCCTGGGTTTGTCTTACCAATGGCTTTCCCATTGGGGGCATTGTAGATCGTCACATCGGTACTGGCAAGCCGCCAAAAACTCCAGCGTTGCAGTTCCCCACCGCTCACCCCAATTTGGCTGACAGAGGGTTCGGGGTTCGCCTGCATTTGGGCGAGGAGTCCGTTGTATTGATCGGCGGGCAGCCCGTGACGGCAGCCGCCGCCATCAACAACCCCTAAACACCCATCAGCGCGGCTGGGGCTGACGACCACCAGTGAGGAAAGGGCGATCAGGACGGCAAGCCCCCAACGCAGCGGGGGTGAAAATAAAGGACTCATCAGGCATACCCTCAAGGCGATTCAATAGGTTTCTCAATACTACCGAAAATCGCCTTAAGGTGGCTACCCGTTTGACTGACGCTTACCCTCCGTTAGGCGTATACCGCTGCGAATTCTTGAGGGTGTTCTGCCTGCATCTCGCGCCGCTGAATGAGCATCGGCAGCCGACCTTGAGGGCGCATTGTCAGTTTGGCATCAACCTTCACCTCTTGCCCCGGATGCAAGGCGAGATCAACCCGTTGGACAATTGTCGCCAAGATAAGCTGTGCCTCCATCATGGCAAACATGTTCCCAATGCAAATCCGCGCCCCCGCCCCAAACGGAAGATAAGCGTAGCGCGGAATCAATTTTTCGCGCTCTGGGGCAAACCGTTCGGGGATGAACTGATCGGCATCCGCCCCCCATAAGGCGGTATGGCGATGGGTGTGATAGAGGGAAACGACGATGGTACTCCCTTGTGGGATCAGATACCCCCCAAGCACGGTATCTTCAATCGCCATGCGGCTAAATACCCATGCCGGCGGGTACAAGCGCATTGCCTCTTTAACGACTTGTTCGGTATAGGGAAGGCGTTTCAAATCGCTCAGCGTCGGCAGCCGCCCGCCGAGAACACCATCAATTTCCGTTTGGAGTGCCTTTCGCTGTGTTGAGTTTTGGGCAAGGAGATAAAACGTCCAATTCAGAACGTTCGCGGTTGTCTCATGTCCGGCTAGGTAAAGTGTGACCAACTCATCGCGGATTTGTTTATCGCTCATGGGGATGCCTTCCTCATCCGTTGTTTGAAGGAGCATGGAGAGCAAATCGCCGCGATCTTCGCCCTCCTCACGCCGCCGTTTAATAAGCCGATAGATCACTTCGTCAAGGAGTTTCACTGCCCGCCGCGCCCGCAGTTCAAGCGGGGTTGGCAGCCATGTGGGGAGCAAATGCATATCGTTTGTGAAATCCTGAATAATATCCATCGCCTCCCCGATCTGTTCGGTATCGGCGTCAGCTTCGGCGGCAAACAGCGATTTCACGACGATTCGCAGGGTGAGTGCCATCAGAGCTTCGGCAATGGGGATCGTTGTTTGCCCTTGCCAGCCATCCACCATAGCGGTGGTGCTGCCCACTATATGCTCAGCATAGCCCTCAATCCGCTTGTGGTGAAACGCCGGCTGCATGAGCTTCCGCTGCCGCTTCCACGCATCGCCTTCGTTCGTCAGCAAGCCGTTTCCCAAAAACCGCGCCAAACCGCGCTTTGTATCTGTGTAATCGGCATTCTTAACGAACTTTTGCGCTTGGCTTACGGTGATCTGCTGGATTGCTTCAGGATCAGCGATCATCATTTGATTCTGCCCGCGAAAGTCGTAATAGTGAATGTCGCCAAACGTAGCAAAGCCTTCCCCAATTAACGCTAATGGCTCAGCGGTGTAGCGGCGTCCAAGTTTGAACATTTCCCAGATGTTGCGCACCCTAAAGGCAAGGGGCGGT
This window encodes:
- a CDS encoding amino acid ABC transporter permease, producing MTSTPGQSRLLPILNTLRQVPWWVLVAAIFGVLAFWQITTDKTLTQIFNLLMGGLGVTIFVSVLAYTLAMLVGLLVAFARLSKNPFIYHLATFYVEIVRGLPMLVLLLYIAFALIPGIIFGLNTLGRSLIATDLEQLGVITSIANFLTTIRLRDFSNLARVIIALIIGYSAFLSEVFRAGIQSIDRGQVEAARSLGMSSVQAMRHVVLPQALRNVLPALGNDFVAMVKDSSLVSVLGVQDITGRATIYMTGSFRTEETYTVMTFMYLCVTLILSLFVRWVERRSTRDKR
- a CDS encoding L,D-transpeptidase encodes the protein MSPLFSPPLRWGLAVLIALSSLVVVSPSRADGCLGVVDGGGCRHGLPADQYNGLLAQMQANPEPSVSQIGVSGGELQRWSFWRLASTDVTIYNAPNGKAIGKTNPGFAFVLAYRKTDDWMEIEPDKWIKRTDLTATYASGHTGVLLSGGMPFQMAWILRPTRASAIPGAKADPANPVLKQYQRVYIYHAVTVGTYEWFLVGPGQWVMQLNLGRVTFIAPPGGANGRWVSIDLYEQILVAYEGGTPIFATPISSGLRSFPTREGLFSVWAKMATDDMSGSMGLPDQYSIPRVPYVLYFDGDRALHGAFWHNSFGYQKSHGCVNMSVGDAKWVYDFLGEGSSVYVFRSR
- a CDS encoding L,D-transpeptidase family protein, with protein sequence MPFRSARFWLVLAVLLTASGVLPIPARAEDSPCFTPGTPGCAYGLPAFQYELLLGEMVAHPTPNVRPLDVSIRDVQRYTYLQVAREGVTLYNAPGGSPMGAIDPGFNFVEVINSSGDWVEVERGKWTPRSNLKAVGASTFAGVLIDSELAYPMAWLLQPTAPSEIPGQKPTAGTAILPRYTRVNLFTHVTVGRWRWYLIAPGQWVEQRQIGKIVPRRKPEGLKGRWISVDLYEQVLVAYEDQRPVFATLIASGLPQWPTREGLFRIWARFVQDGMTGAMGQPDFYSLPAVPYVMYFDEAISLHGTYWHDGFGYRHSHGCVNMSVTDSRWLFNWTDNFYRDTYVYVWASGTY
- a CDS encoding cytochrome P450, with amino-acid sequence MSDTHITKHNLPPLAFRVRNIWEMFKLGRRYTAEPLALIGEGFATFGDIHYYDFRGQNQMMIADPEAIQQITVSQAQKFVKNADYTDTKRGLARFLGNGLLTNEGDAWKRQRKLMQPAFHHKRIEGYAEHIVGSTTAMVDGWQGQTTIPIAEALMALTLRIVVKSLFAAEADADTEQIGEAMDIIQDFTNDMHLLPTWLPTPLELRARRAVKLLDEVIYRLIKRRREEGEDRGDLLSMLLQTTDEEGIPMSDKQIRDELVTLYLAGHETTANVLNWTFYLLAQNSTQRKALQTEIDGVLGGRLPTLSDLKRLPYTEQVVKEAMRLYPPAWVFSRMAIEDTVLGGYLIPQGSTIVVSLYHTHRHTALWGADADQFIPERFAPEREKLIPRYAYLPFGAGARICIGNMFAMMEAQLILATIVQRVDLALHPGQEVKVDAKLTMRPQGRLPMLIQRREMQAEHPQEFAAVYA